The following coding sequences lie in one Flavobacterium sediminis genomic window:
- a CDS encoding EndoU domain-containing protein, translating to MDEVIKLKESFKFKNFTSIFEDHLLYGNIKINIKNAQTGKSKEIYTYATGKGGKNANEILPPWQVKVEKAGGVHMHKYIDGKLIKKIKTIETHILHTGEVVEKVEIQFFIKELNGFFKKKESTLWPKNWSLEKIKQLTKEASENIIFHNNRKYVGKTKEGYQVEFFSEQKGIIENAYLNFDEF from the coding sequence TTGGATGAAGTAATAAAACTGAAAGAATCATTCAAATTTAAGAATTTTACATCTATATTCGAAGATCATCTTTTATATGGAAATATAAAAATTAACATAAAAAATGCACAAACAGGAAAAAGTAAAGAAATTTACACGTATGCAACAGGTAAAGGAGGAAAAAATGCAAATGAAATTTTACCTCCCTGGCAAGTGAAAGTAGAAAAAGCTGGTGGTGTACATATGCATAAATACATTGACGGTAAATTAATTAAAAAAATAAAAACAATCGAAACTCATATTTTACATACAGGAGAAGTAGTTGAAAAAGTTGAAATACAATTCTTCATTAAAGAGCTTAATGGTTTTTTCAAAAAGAAAGAATCCACACTTTGGCCTAAAAATTGGAGTTTAGAAAAAATAAAACAACTTACCAAAGAAGCCAGTGAGAATATAATTTTTCACAACAATAGAAAATATGTAGGAAAAACCAAAGAAGGTTATCAAGTAGAATTTTTTTCAGAACAAAAAGGCATCATAGAAAATGCATATTTAAACTTTGATGAATTTTAA